One Amaranthus tricolor cultivar Red isolate AtriRed21 chromosome 1, ASM2621246v1, whole genome shotgun sequence DNA window includes the following coding sequences:
- the LOC130818251 gene encoding pentatricopeptide repeat-containing protein At3g59040 isoform X2: protein MAFGNLCYINFKNHRRLEVVCLGMLAPRKLMQKRKKLENFKDAADEADQKSWRNMMQEIDETGSAVGVLRNRRASSESLSKDHVLGTLVRLKQLKKWNLVSEIIEWLRTQQWWDFNERDFVMLITAYGKQGDFVKAEQVFSDINKKGYAPNVVTYTALMEAYGRGGEYSKAESVFRRMQTSGPEPSALTYQIILKIFVEGNKFKEAEQIFEDLTNNEKSPLRPDQKMFHMMIYMHRKAGSYEKAYRLFCLMGERGIQRSTVTFNSLMSFETNYKEVSRIYDQMQRAGLRPDVVSYALLIHAYGKARREEEALAVFEEMLDAGVRPTHKAYNILLDAFAISGMVEQAKTVFKSMRRDRLTPDLCSYTTMLSAYINATDMDGAEKFFNRLRQDGLEPNVITYGTLLKGYAKVNDLEKMIDKYEEMVTIGIKPNQTIFTTIMDAYGKNRDFASSVYWFKEMELRRCPPDQKAKNILLSLAKTEEEIKEAKQLVESKAIDQLSRFSEYVSDGIDEASDTDDSDDELDEKITSESYEEIQDELMAKKCP, encoded by the exons gaagaaattagaaaattttaaagatGCAGCTGATGAAGCAGATCAAAAAAGCTGGAGGAATATGATGCAGGAAATAGATGAGACTGGTTCTGCAGTGGGGGTGCTGAGAAATCGAAGAGCCTCCAGTGAATCTCTTTCGAAAGACCATGTGCTTGGGACTTTGGTTAGATTGAAGCAGTTaaagaaatggaatcttgttagCGAG ATTATTGAATGGCTTAGGACTCAACAATGGTGGGACTTCAATGAGAGGGACTTTGTGATGCTTATCACAGCTTATGGGAAGCAAGGAGACTTTGTGAAAGCTGAGCAAGTGTTTAGCGACATAAACAAAAAGGGCTATGCTCCAAATGTGGTAACTTACACTGCTCTTATGGAGGCATATGGAAGAGGAGGCGAATACAGTAAAGCTGAGTCTGTATTTCGTAGAATGCAGACTTCAGGTCCTGAACCCTCTGCTTTGACTTATCAAataattcttaaaatatttgttGAG GGAAACAAGTTCAAGGAAGCTGAACAAATTTTTGAGGATTTGACCAATAATGAGAAGTCACCTTTGCGGCCAGATCAAAAGATGTTCCACATGATGATTTACATGCATAGGAAGGCCGGCAGCTACGAGAAGGCTTATAGACTCTTCTGTTTGATGGGTGAACGGGGGATACAAAGATCAACGGTTACTTTCAACAGTCTAATGTCATTTGAAACGAACTATAAGGAAGTTTCACGTATTTATGACCAG ATGCAAAGAGCTGGACTCCGACCAGATGTTGTAAGTTATGCTTTACTCATCCATGCCTATGGGAAAGCTAGGCGTGAGGAGGAAGCTTTGGCCGTTTTTGAGGAAATGCTTGATGCTGGGGTCAG GCCAACACATAAAGCTTACAACATACTGCTTGACGCGTTTGCAATATCGGGGATGGTAGAGCAAGCTAAAACGGTTTTCAAGAGCATGAGGCGAGATAG GCTAACCCCTGATCTATGCTCCTATACAACTATGCTATCAGCATATATAAATGCCACCGACATGGATGGTGCTGAGAAATTTTTCAACAGACTCAGACAAGATGGTCTTGAGCCCAATGTCATTACTTACGGGACATTGTTGAAAGGATATGCGAAAGTAAATGATCTTGAGAAGATGATTGACAAGTACGAAGAAATGGTGACAATTGGGatcaaaccaaatcaaacaATTTTCACCACAATAATGGATGCATATGGCAAGAACAGAGATTTTGCAAGTTCTGTGTATTGGTTTAAAGAGATGGAACTTCGTAGATGCCCTCCTGATCAGAAAGCGAAAAACATCCTCCTTTCACTTGCTAAAACTGaagaagaaatcaaggaagCTAAACAACTTGTGGAAAGTAAAGCAATTGATCAACTTTCTCGATTTTCTGAGTACGTTAGTGATGGTATTGATGAAGCAAGCGATACTGACGATTCTGATGATGAATTGGATGAAAAGATTACTTCGGAGTCTTACGAAGAAATACAGGATGAGTTGATGGCTAAGAAATGTCCATGA